Genomic DNA from Xiphophorus hellerii strain 12219 chromosome 16, Xiphophorus_hellerii-4.1, whole genome shotgun sequence:
aagaaactagaaactcttgtcttttcctgtGTATTTCAATGTTCTAGGTGCATAAACCTGACACTGACCATTAATGGCATAAAGTTATTTCCGGCTCACCATAAATTCCGATGTTGCCCCAGCCAGTAACCCAGGATGGATCCCCGCTGTAGAAGGAGCTGCTTGAGGCCGCCAGGCAGACTGGGGAGATGTAACTGGTGAAATTCACTGGCTCAGACATCTTCAGCAGGGCAATGTCATTGTTGGGAAAACTGTAGTTAGGGTGAGAAGTGATCTGTACTACTTTCCGAACAACTTCGTTTGGGTTGGATCCCTCCTGACTCTGACGGCCCAGATATACCGTCACAAGAGATTGGATCCCAGCAAGCCTGTCAAAAGAGTTGgaaacaaaaggtaaaaataattttacatttaccgtgttttccgcactataaggcgcaccacattataagatACATAGAATAGatgctacagtagaggctggggttacgttatgcatccattagatggagctgcgctaatGGGAATGTCagcaaaatagtcagataggtcattcaaactttattaatagaaccagcgttctgaaaactctgttcactcccaaaatgaataaacagctgttttattattttcctgaggtaaagtcagtgacgtggtattttggtggcacagtttatcttttaacaacagcaaggtataagatatagtggaggggaacttttcctcgattcaataaacacgtaaaaaacagtctgatgctgttacggtaaatcaaacgttagtgcaatcacaatatatatccacttccgctataaccattgattcgttcatgttaacttctctcgctgctgctctgttcccatgttctactgcgtgactgatcgccttgagcttaaactctgcggcgtaagcgtgtctctttataggagccattttggggtctttacacaaaacccagcgtgcaccgcacgcttcttcttctacgggggaaaatgaagtcggcggctgcttaccgtagttgcgagacctgttgtggctcaatattggtccatatataaggcgcactggattataaggcgcactctcggcttttgagaaaattgaaggtttttaggtgcccCTTacagtgcggaaaatacggtagttaAACCCCCAATGAGATAAGAGAATAAATGTTGCCTTATGTAATCTGCTATACACAGGTATTGTTAGCTTCAGCTCCTCTGTGTTAAAGAGTGTGAAAACAGTCGAGCTCTCCATGATGATCTCTTATGAATCAACGTCTCCCAGCGACAGAACAGTCTCTGAACTCAACTTTTATGTTCTCAGAATATTCGTTTTCTCCACCGTGAGTCTTCATATTATTTTGGTCTGTTGCTGAAATGGAGCAACAATTTGTCCAACTTGAAggctttcatttcctttttacttTAACATCTGCTTTATTAAGTCAGAACTTTTAGCATATAGGgtactttattttaattgcagTTTTTATGAATGCCTTATTGCTGATAGTGTGTTTATAATAACTGAATAGAGGTATTTTTGTgtatcttaattttattttcagtaaaaattaaagaaaaactgaagctgctgcttcacCACTTCTTTTCCAACTGATCAGTTATATCTGGCTCTCAGATGAGTTATTTTGCTGGTCTTGTTGCTTACCCTTCAACACAGTGAGCTGCAGTCAGCACCCACTGGTCGTTGACCAGAGATCCTCCACAGAAGTGGCTGGACACGTGCAGACTGACCTGCCAGGGCCAGCTGCCTGCAGGAGCTGCCTCTCCTCCAACAATCCTGGTGTTGAGTGAAGGTTGACCACAAACTGAGAAACGATGAGATTAAAACCTGAATGGTAAACCTTTCTGACCATTGTCagataaatacaaaacagaatAACCCAGAGATCGTGTGACACGGTTAAAACTGATCTGAGGTCCAAAAATAGAAGTTGATTGAACATATTCAGCAATGCAACACTGCTTCTGTGTTACCATCAAATAGTCTTCTTGTAGGGTTTGTGTGTAGTACCTTCAGATATGTTTATTAATGGGGTGAAGGTGGGAGTTGTCAgagttgttgttgtggttggtggaTGCGTTGTAGGGTTCGAGGTTGTACTGGAAACGTTTAAGTTGCTGGATGTGAAGATGATGAAGCCCGGCTGGTTGGTGTTGATAATGCTGTTGATCCAGCTCTCATACTGGGATACTCTTGTGTAGACTCCTGGGAAATTTGGCTTAGCACATCCTTCTCCAAAACTTACAACTCCTGATTGAATCCAGCGGTTCCCCTGCTTGCTCACCATCGGACCTCCTGAATCCCCCTGGaagagcagaacatttttccagATGAGAAGAGAACTACTGTCTGCAGACAGTAACAAACTGATGTAACAGATGATCACCTGACAGGAGTCCTTCCCTCCCGCTAGCAACCCGGCACATATCATGTTGTCAGTAATGGCGCTGTCCCCATAGCTAGACTTGCACTGCGAGTTCCCCACAACTGGCACCTCCACCTCCATCAGGTTTTGAGGAGACGGAAGAGAGACTGAGGAGACACATTATAATGTGGTAAAAACCTGGTTTATCTCTTCACTTCTCTGTATATTGTTGGTTTACAACCCACCTCCACTCCCAATGTTTCCCCAGCCAGTGATCCAGGAGTTAACCCCGCTGGAGAAGATGCTGCCTGAGGAGGCCAGGCAGACTGGTGATATATAACTGGTGAAGGTGACTGGTAGAGAGAGCTTCAGGAGAGCAATGTCGTTGTTGGAAGTTACAGAATCATAGTTAGGGTGATATATTATCTGTGCTGCCGTCCGAGAGACTTCGTTTGGGTTGGATCCCTCCTGACTCTGACGACCCAGATACACCTTCACTGTCACACCATTAAGCctattaaatgaaaacatctaattaattaacatttaacttcATAACATCAAGATTCAGGATTTACTTGAAACACCTGTTGGTGAACTTTGTATgtgtgcactgtaaaacatttagttgtgtcttCTATCTTCTACtcttaagtcaaataaatttacagagttttagattttgaacctaaatgtgagtttgtgaaagataaacctACAGTAGTAAGTTGTTAACTTtctattaattttgtcaaacctccaaaagctgaataaattagatttttagcTTAGCActaagaaaaagacaggagtgggaactatttcccagagtGCTTAGCGGCATGATTTTGTATCGTGAGTCAGATGGAAATGTGTTACATGGATCTGACTTTCATgtgttattaaggcaaatgtttattttaatgaaactgaCATTTTGCAAAGATTGAAGATAATAttctgttcacactaaatgtttctgagcagaattcattgtgatgGTTGATAAAAGTCATTATTAGATCAGacattttgttcatgcaatttgaaacaagaatttaaattattctaaagtaaaataagtagttATTGTAACTTGGTATTGTGAGCAAATAAAATAGATGAATGTTTGATCTTTCACTAGGTCAGGGTAGtgttttcttgcatattgtgaaataattagtTGGTTTAAATTACAGCATTAAGTTAAATTTCACAATTCAAGaataataaacttaaaaaacaatgtttagacatcttgtctcttgttgttaaatcaacttgaTGAACTtcagttttacagtgtagatgACAACACTTAAAGAACATTAAActcagttttattaaattatttcatacaTTATCATATCCATGTTCATTAGTCATggtagtttaaatgtttaaacattttgtgcCTGACAGGAAAATGAAGACGAGATCTAAACTTCACATATTTACAAGTGTAGCGTGAATGGATCTGAATCAGTTTATGAACTGATCGATTGTCTGGCACTGGGATGTTTCCTCTAGTCTTGTTGCTTACCATACAACACAGTGAGCTGCAGTCAGCACCCACTGGTTGTTGATCAGAGATCCTCCACAGAAGTGGCTGGACACGTGCAGACTGACCTGCCAGGGCCAGCTGCCTGCAGGAGCTGCCTCTCCTCCAACAATCCTGGTGTTGAGTGAAGGTGAAGGTTGAccacaaactgacaaaaatagaAACTCAACATTTATTCTGCTCTATTTTCATCCAATCACAGCAAGTCTGTCCCAATAGTAACTGTAGGAAAGCTGATTTCATGTGTGAAGGTTTAGAGAAGACTTGACCTACCGGAGAGCTGTGAGTCACACTCTGAAAAATGGGGagaacaaatacatatttttataaatctttaaaatgcatttctttgaTGTGTTTTCCTGTTTCAATTCTGTAGTAAACAGTAGCCATAGCTCCTGATTAAGGGATGCAGACGTGGCAAACAGGACATACTCTGCTCATACACAAATACAGCTACTTCATAATAATTAATGAATTTTTAGAAGATTTTGTAACAGAAGCAGCAGATTGCAGGTTCCTgggttgtgttgttttgtgCATTTAAGTGTGAAATGAAACCTGCTTGTCCTTTGCTCACCTCCAGCTGTGTATGGAGAAACGTTTTGTAACGATGCAACAGTAAACTTTGAGATTTTACATGATGGCCCAACACAGAGCTGTACATAAAACtagttttcagtattttttacagttaatatTAGACAGCTGTGCAATGCATTTACATTCAACCTCATTAACTatgacacccctaaataaaatcctatgAAACCAGTTACCTCCACACGTAACTAGTTAATAGGGTTAACCTGTATGTAATTTAATCATGGTGTTCAGTTGAAATATTGGCGTTCCCAGTACGACGACTGGGAATGCCTAGTCATACGGTTCAGGAAGGAAACgggttctgtttgttctgttgttgttggaaaACCGAAGGATCAGGTTTAGATGCTGGCTAGAGCTGCTGACAGGTCTGAATTCACTAAAGGTCACTCAGCTAGGAAGAAGCCAGTACTCTCAAAGCAACTTAAAAAGccagattacagtttgcaaatCAGAATTTAGTTTTGGTATTGTTCATGTGTGGATCAAGTAAATTTAGTTTGGGAAAGAATGTTTCCAGactctttctgttttcctggtgtgtaaaactgacattttccaaaaacagTTTCTCAAGAAAGTGAAATAACTTTCCGACTGATCATTTGTAACAGATGGTGAAATGGACCTGAAAGCCTCCTGTTGTCCACTGTAATGTGGTTTTTCTCACAGTCATCAATTGGCCATGTTGATGTTTAGAAACAAAGTTCATATTTTTGAGATTTCCAATTTTAGAGGATAAAAAACATCACTGAATTTAGCAATCACTGTAAGTCGTTTAATTTCTCTGTCCTGAACTAACGTTATATCCTCTGTAATGcccaataaacaaataatagtttttttaagCTGGTCGTGTTCAACCGGATTTGTAACTTGTCACGCATAATACGAGTTATTTTGAAACCTCAGCGGGTTCCTGTTCTACCAGTTCATTTCTGCATCTGATTCTGATAAATGAAGGTAAAAAGAGTTAATATGTTTACAAAGGAAGTACTTTGAAAAAGCAGACGAGGTGAAACTCCTTGGTCAGTTAATTTATCATATAGCAGCATTATTTACTCAGTAATGACACCTGTTATTCAGGAGGAACTCTAGTGAGTCTGGGGAAATAATATGCCACAAGCATTGTTAGGATGTCTTAGTTTAAGCTCTTACATCGACCTTTTGGACTGAATAAAAACCTCTGCTCTCTTAGtcatgcaaaaaacaaaaaagcttaactttgaaagcatttttaaagagcATGCTGTATCAGGTGCTGCAGATATCAGAAGAAAAGTAACTATTTCTGTGTTAGATTAGAATAAAACATCCCCAAACAATTTAGACATTAAAACATCTTTCAAACTTTCCAGAAGATGGGTGTAGACGATCGCTTCAGTTAGTTGTTTGAAAATCGGTATGCTATTTGTAAccttatatttttttctaatactGTAAGTTTGTCCTCACTATTCAGTCTTTTAActtattcatttttgtaatcTTATTACCTTGTTTGAATCATCATCATGCCTTAATTTGTCTACAACATTGCTGCTGGTACACCTGACAATAAAGgacatttctgttcagtttttctaATCTTTGCTTTCTTACCGTTGATCAGCAGCGTCAGCAGAGCCGCCACACAGATCAGCTTGTTGAAGGCCATCACTGTCGCTCGTCTGCAGCTGATCTGCTCTTGTTTATATAGGCAACATGCAACTTTTTAATGACACCCACAATGACTCAGCGACATACCAACAACTCACCTGATTTTCATAATGTGCAGGAAGTGAACAGGCATCTTATCTGGGTGTTTTTATGAGcattaattaacttaattaacttAATAACAAAGTTATGCAGGAACTTTGCCAACATACGGATGTTGTCTGTCTTCTAAAAACACTTGAGCCTTTCATTAACTGAAGAGTTAAATCAACATAAACCCGTCTAATCCAGTTATGTTAGATTCTATTCTGATGATTTACTTTCATATTTAATCATAATTCAGTAAGTCTGGTTTATTTAAGCACACtttagcaacaaggcatttctaAGTGCTGCACATGAAAATAACAAtgaacaaacaggaaaacattaCACTGGCATAAAAAAGAAGTAATGTTACAGTTAAGACCATATTAATCAATGTTACAGTTATTAATCAAAGGTAACTCTAATCAGGTGGATTTTTTTAgccctgatttaaaggaactcagggttttttaaagtttcttccAGATAAGAGGAggatagaagctgaatgctgcttctctgtgtttggttctggttctagggATGCAGagcaaaccagaaccagaactagaagacctgaggggtctggaaaGTTGATGCAACAACTgaactttgatgtattttatgctAAGCCATTCAGCAATTTATAAGCTAACTACTAATTACTCTTAAAATCTGTtgtctgagctacagggagccagcaaaggactttagaactggtatTATATGTTCTACTTTCCTGGTTTTAATCAGAACTCCaacagcagcgttctggattaGCTGCAGCTGGACTactgatttaaaaatttttttttaggcagacctgtgaagacactgttacAGCTATCAATGCAgctgaagataaacgcatggatgagtttctttAGATCtagctgagacattagtcctttaaacctggaaatgttcttcaggtgatagaaggccgactttgtaactgtctttatgtggctctggaggttcaggtcagagtccatcactactcccggAGTTCAGCCTGATCTCTGGTTTTCATCTAGTTtgtagatcgttcctctttaggtccataGATAAtgaattcagttttgtttctgttcagctggagaaagttttggctcATCCACACATTGATCTGTTGTAAGCATCTGTTtggtgattggatggggtcaaaggtcatctggTGACATCGTGATGTAGGGCTGTGTGTCATCTGtgtagttatggtagctaattgtattttctgttgttaCCTGAGCCAGTGGGAGCATATCAATAATAAATAGGAGGGGTCCTTGGATTGAGCCTTGGGGTTCCCCACATGTGACTTCTGTCCGCTCTGATGAATAATTACCTTTTGACAAAAAGAAACCCCTGTTCTTTAGGTCAGACTGGAACCAGTCCAGTACTGGAGCAGAGTACTGGAACTCTCCAGTCGCATCAGAagtatgtcatggtcaacagcgTAACAAgttgcactgaggtccaacagaaccaacacgGTTCTGAGTCTGTGGTTTTTCAATAATCTTTAATGTGGTCGTAAAATGAAAGTAAGTAAAATTAattacactttattttaatctgaaattcTACAACTGGAAAGTAATCTAACCATAGGACAAATAAAGATGAAACACTAAATTACATGTTATTgatgatcaaattaaaaaatgtagtaaaaactAAGTTACAATTGTCACTATATTATAATTATGGTAATTCTATAATATCAATATCAAAATGAAACACAAGAGAATCAAAGAAAGAATGTAatacaaaagtttaaataaCCAATATTCTatgaaaataatagaaatagaTTTATTATTGCTCCCATTCtcaatcttttatttattatatttctatATAAGCGTTTTTTCTAACTTAATTTCATAATGTGGTGACATAAATGACCACTGAGTGTACTGATTAGTTGTTTGGTTAAACGTTTAGCTAAGACGAGACACACAGTGACCGCCGTGAAGCCCAGGGTTGGTAGCAACATGTTAGCAGCATCAGTTTTAATTGAACGGCTATTGATCAGTTTAATGAAAGAAACACGCCTGAATCGTAAAACACAGAGCTGTCAAAAGAGCATCTGTGTCGGCGTACAGCAGAGATCCAGCAGGTCTTTCAGATCACTTGTCTGAAGTTTCCTTGAATGCTTGTGGTGTTTGTCAGTTTGTCATCTTTGAAAACATTGAGCTCTTCCAGTAAGTAGTCTGCGAGGAATGTGACGGCCTTATCTACACCAGAGTTAAGAGAAAATCTGGATCTTCCAGTTGGAGAATTTCAGACAAAAGGCAACTTGGTGTCAGTCAGTGGGCAGAAGAAGGAAGTTTCAGTCGGTGTCAAATTACTGAACTTAGTAATTTGACAGCTTACCGTAATTGTTGATAAAGTCATTTTCGGTTTCTCTAAATGTCCTGACAGCAAGATGTCACATTGTTTTCTGTCCAGTTTATGGCTCATTCAGTATCAATAGACTCTCACAAACATGAAGCAGGCAAAATTGGAAACCAGTAAAGTCCCACTgcaggaaggattttcactttAACCTGATTTCCATTCTACAGACAGGAAATGAAGCAGTTTGTTATCCAGATATAACAAAGTgaaggagtttttaaaaatctgtttttcttttgtgatatgaaaagtattattttatttatattataaatatatattatttatatgtatattcCTCTCAATAATCAATTGAAAGGTTTTTACTGTTAAAGCATTCAAACCCATTTCTAAAGTTCAGAAAGGGCTTTGAATGCTTGTTTCACTGGTATTTTCCCATTTAACTTTGGTGAAGTTTACCATCGTTCAGACCAGAAgccctcatcatcatcatcatcatcatcatcatcgtttcctcctcctctccctcctcctcctccagctacCTGCATGGATTCTCTGAGACTGAAGATCGGACTCTTGCCGGGCCGGTTCTGAAATGTCATAACTTCTAGTCAGAAGATTATTTTAAACCTAAATACAGCAGGACTGAACAATCTGGTGCTTAACTATATTTACACCTTTGGTTCTCCACACCAGACTCAGTTTGTTCAAACATCAGTTTCCTCCTTCCACTCCACCCAGgtatcattttaatttacactTCCTTAAGATTATAATCTAGATTTTAGATTCAATCTTTCTGCTGCAGTCTTGCACAGAGTTGGCCCAAAGCTCTGAGCTACTTTGGGGGGAGACAGAGTCCATCAGGGTGACCCTTAAAATGACTAACGACGTCTCAGATTTTGGAAGTGTTAGTTTTTCATACAGTAAAGTCACAGAGGGGAACATTTTCTATCAGGTTGATTCTGCTGAAACTTGTTCCCTCTGTCCAAATGATGGATAAACAGCATCGTACCTCTTTGTCTTTCAGCTCCAAAATACTTATCACCATGACTTTGCCTGTCATTTCAGATGGTCGTATCCAACCTGCAACAGCATGCAGGAGTCTGGCttgctttcatttttcacagcaaAGAATAACATGCTCTCCAagtaagtgttttatttttgtttcaaaaagacTGAAAAGTCAAAGAC
This window encodes:
- the LOC116735750 gene encoding transmembrane protease serine 9-like isoform X4 codes for the protein MAFNKLICVAALLTLLINECDSQLSVCGQPSPSLNTRIVGGEAAPAGSWPWQVSLHVSSHFCGGSLINNQWVLTAAHCVVWLNGVTVKVYLGRQSQEGSNPNEVSRTAAQIIYHPNYDSVTSNNDIALLKLSLPVTFTSYISPVCLASSGSIFSSGVNSWITGWGNIGSGVSLPSPQNLMEVEVPVVGNSQCKSSYGDSAITDNMICAGLLAGGKDSCQGDSGGPMVSKQGNRWIQSGVVSFGEGCAKPNFPGVYTRVSQYESWINSIINTNQPGFIIFTSSNLNVSSTTSNPTTHPPTTTTTLTTPTFTPLINISEVCGQPSLNTRIVGGEAAPAGSWPWQVSLHVSSHFCGGSLVNDQWVLTAAHCVEGLAGIQSLVTVYLGRQSQEGSNPNEVVRKVVQITSHPNYSFPNNDIALLKMSEPVNFTSYISPVCLAASSSSFYSGDPSWVTGWGNIGIYDSLPSPGNLLEVEADIVGNGQCSCDYSEILGDQITNNMICAGFREGGKGPCFGDSGGPLVTKQGDRWIQAGIVSFTVDCAKSYFPSGYARVSQYENWINSVINTNQPGFITFTSNRTNSDLNVSCTTSNLTTHPPTTTTEAQRVVCGQAPLASRISGGVSVASAGEWPWMASLQKNGQHVCGGTLVSERDVLTNANCFSGSPNASEWTVVLGRLNQNGVNQFEVSLDVVNISVSNLTGTNIAVLTLSSPPTLNKYVWPICLDNGRTFPEGAVCWAAGWSSGAGGANEPLQQFQTTVLNCGNASAADTMCTGDFTLGQGDSGGPLMCKQDGSWFQAVVLSFENTSNRRKRASMKTFEKLSHFQSFLTKILGPLLSPATVVTAVTTVTAVTAVTTNITNATTPIPTTTSGVTMPHFSSILLGHHLLLLALCLQIFR